cttaagaagtccatttatggatTTTAGCAGGCATCTAGGTCTTGCAACATTTgttttgatcaagccattaaatATTATGGTTTTGATTAATGACCTGatgagtcatgtgtatacaaaaagcatGATGAAAACatggtggtattcttggtgctatatgtggatgatatcttactcattGGAAACGATGTGAGGTATTATCTTcggttaaggtatggttatccGGACAGTTTGACATTAAGGACTTGAGAGTAGCCggtcacatccttgggatcaagcttttgtGAGATCGCAAGTAAAGGATGTTGGacttatcacaagctacttatgtcaatatgattctttcctattttagcatgcaggattccaagaaagggttactcctTTTCAGACATGGAATCTCTCTGTTCCTTATGCATCAGCACTAGGAAGTCTCATGTATGTTATGCTTTACACTAGACCTGACATCTATTTTGCCATAGGCATGGTCAGCAGATATTAGTCTAACCCAGGGTAGGAACACTAGACTGggggtaaaacatataatcaagtacctgaaaaggactatggattatatgttggtttatcaggCAGATAGTCTAGTACTGATTGCATACACAGACTCATATTTTCAATTAGATAAGGATTCTAGAAAATCAATGTTgggaaatgtgtttaccctaggaggtggagccattagttggaggagCATCAAGCAATCACGTGTTGCTGATTCCACTATAAAGGTCGAATAAATGGCAGCCTCTGAGGCAGCCAAGGAGGCCGTTTGGCTCAGGAACTTTTTATTGGATCTAGGAGTGGCGCCTTCGGTACAATTgcctattacactttactgtGATAATAGTGGGGTGGTTGCTAACTCAAAGGAATCCAAAAACCACAAGAGGTCAAAACACATCAAGCGCCAGTATCACCTGATACGAGATATCGTGCAGAGAGGTGATGTAATGGTGATCAAGATTGCATCGACAAGCAACCTGACAGACTTGTTTACAAAGAGCGTACCATTTaggacttttgatagtcatgtagagggaaTGGGAGTGAGATGTATGGTAGCATGACTTTGAGTCTAcgtgggagattgttagggatttatattgaaagacatgctttatgtaatcggttttagtatttattaataactttagttattccattttaatgagaatctttgtgagccaTGTTTGcttgatattatttatttaatgattatgcatgtgtgtcttttattctatataataggtgatctagtgtgtagagtacgccTTATACACTGAAGATTAGATCattagttcttatagaatataagtttattgttcatagtcttaaataaaattggacacaccattgatAGGACTGTAGCataaggttttaataggtctgtcatgactattgggaatggtactgttccaactccttgtgctagtacaatTTGTATGTATTGAATAGAACCGTCTTGaggtaattatttttatactgactatataaaacaattaatacctcatggttattatgagtgctttaTCTTgatgtcgacaccccaattttaactaggccacTACAAGGAAACCCAACAAAATAGGAGTTGACTTTGATCCCCGAATGACCCTGAGTTTTGGAATTAAGGCCCTAATCCTTCGATCGAGTCCTTCTAATCTCGGTCAAATCTCTAAAAAGTCAAAATTTTGGCTTAGAGTGGAGTCTTGTAAATATTCAGTCCAAATCTTTTGTTCTAGGCTAGTTGTTAGGACTTGTTTACGATAATGTTAATTAACTTTTTGTAAAATTAAGCTTGGCTGTTGTATGGGACCTTTGGTTCCAAGGTTAGTTCTCCCCTTTCGTAGGAGTTTGAAGATTGATTCCTTTTGAAACACCTCTAATACTGCAAGTTTCCAAACCATTGTCCCACTAGCTGGACCCTATAGCTTCCAAACTCATCGAAGATAAGACTTTAGGGTTACCTGATTTCAAAATCTTCGCTCTTCTAAATAAGTTAAAATCCTTTTCTCCAAAGTTCTAATGTTAATCAGTTTAGAGCCATCATGTTGGATCTAATAAGGATTATTCACTTTTGGAGCCGTTGTTCTTCTTAATGAGTCAAGTTCAATTTTAAAAGTCCAAAGTTAATTTAAGAGTCCCCATGGTGATAGGTCATGTTCCTTTAACTTACTCACTATTTTCGTAAACTGGTTTTACCCTTTGAGTTAATCTAGTCTTTGGAGTGTCCATAAGTCCAGGAGTATTCAAATTTGGGGTTGAGCTCGCAAGATCTTGACCTATTTTGAAATTGGGtcttaaataaaaaattcagTTTCATCTCAGGATTTAAGTCATATCCTATTTCATTTGGCCAAAATCGGTCAACGGATTTGATCAAATttagtcaaaattggtcaaccatTTTGGTCAATATTAGTCAACCAATCTGACCAACATTGGTCAAacttggtcaaaattggtcaatggAGAGTCATCAAATTCCTTCAGTCAAAATTTGCTTGTAAATTTGATACATCAATGAATGTCCCAGAATTGAAATTGCAGGGAACATGCACAAAGaataataaatacataataaagattacaaaaataaaatacaaaggaGAAGAAACAAATGATGAATCCTTCCTTTGCTCCAATCCGAGCTTGCCAAGCTAGGATAACCAAAAAGCCTTCCTCTCCTACACTGTCACCTGGATCACCCTGGCCAACCTGCACACATAGAAGTAAAACCCATGGAAATTGGTTAGCAGCAGAAATGGAAATTGCAAAAAACAAAAGAAGGAAGATACCCTACCCCCCTATTTGGTGCTACCAGCTGGTAGATCCCAAAATGCTCGCAAATCCTGGATAACCATATGGACTTATCACTTTCACCTGTGCACAGTGGAAATAAAAAGAAAGTTGGTTAGTCatgaagaaggaaaataaaaaattcaaaatgcagGCAACAGATGCCACGGTCTCCATTCCAGTGGCTATCATTTGGGCACATCAGAGAGGGGTTCCATTTCTTTTCTTACTAGCACGTGAAAGGGGGGATCTAATTTTTCACCGTTCATTTCCCACAAGGTCGAGAGGAGGGTTCTCTCCTTCATTCATTGTTCATGTATTGCTCATCCTCACTCTTCGTTTTCTCCACTCCTATCAATTTTTTCCATCCCCTTTTTCTCTCTAGCACCACACATAGCTCCTCCTTGATCCCTACCAGTGCCTCACTCTCCCATCTTTCCATCATCATCCACACAGATACGTGCGGCTGAAGGAGTATGACCACCCAGCACGTACAACCGCCATCAATGACCAAGCTTACTCCCCGGCTCTCTCCCGGACTCATAACAGGATTTAAGTTTCAGGTACTCCATCTCTATTCCTGtggtattttcattcttttgatttttgaaaaggagtaatttcaacaggcttattagatttattttgggataacttttgattaatctggtaccgttcgtaagaacgggcgcatagagGGTGTATTACATTCCCCTTgcataaccgtactcccgagcccaactctggtTGAGCAGACTgtttctacccctaacggggtagcaatcaagtgttctaatcgcatttcaaaaggttagtggtgattccatcacacatcgttttccacaaaaatcacattttcaaaatcacacttCCAATCTTCCCAGTTCGCAGTCGAACCCATTTTGTGCCAAGAGAGTCGGTTCTCTCCGGGCCGGGTTtgagacgtcgcgacagcttggtgaCTCCACTGGGGATGCTTGAGAGTTGAGCCAGTGATTAATTGAGATTTATCCCAATCTCAAATCTGAATAAGCTTTCCTGATTACTCCTTTTCATTTTTATACAAATTGATAACTTGGTTGCATAAACATGAATAATTGTGAATACCCTGTTTTCTTTGGTACATAAATAAGCATATGTTTAGTTCTTCTTGTCTTagttaagcatgtgattagtgATACTTTGAATAAGCATGATGTTTTGCTTCCCTCGCTATTTTGTTGGGCATGTGTTTAAATTatgaataatggatggatgtggggtagaaggtgtaggttgaaatggttaaactcacacactctcacaacTCTATACCTGGGCTTTCCCTTACTAGGATTAAAAAGGAGTGTAATAGTACCAGTTCCTatgtggcatggcctatggggacccacgaaccactccactcagtgcgagctttgtccggacctctgtgagggaggatgaagtTTCAATCTGGGGACCTATTCCAATAGgggttagagcttaaccacacgtGATTGACCATAATCCTTTGCCTAGGATAAAGCCTCAGATAACCCTTGTGTATACTTACCCCGAGGCTTGGATAGAGGTTCCATCCTTCTCCTTGTGATCTTGTATGATTATAACTTGAGCTTTAAAATGTGTTGCATGCTTACTAACATCCTGCATTTCATACTAGGCATTCCTATCTACTTGGCCAAGGTTCCGTTTAAAATCTGACTCATTCATGGGGAGGATAGTAGTACATCATGAAACCGAACCAGTGGTGCAACTGTATTTTGAAAGTCAACAAAAGAAGAGGGGTGATAGTGTGAGTAAGGAATCAGTGCTTGAGATACCAGACAAGGTTGACGTCAATACTCAATCCAATTCCCTAAAGGAGCTGAAAGATATTTGGAAGGGGTGGATGCCTTAGGGAgtttgatattttcttagatATATGGGCACGTCGGCTTTCTATTGCATGTTTCTGTAGACTCCCACATGATTGAAGCATTGGTGGAGTTCTGGAATCCATCGTATTACTGCTTTACTCTGGATGGGGTAGACCTGGCTCCCACCATAGAGGAATACATTTCACTATTACATCTGGCTAAACTGCCGACGCCCTATAGAACGTATGCGCCCGCTCGAACATTTGTCATCAAGGATTTGTTTAGGGCCATTGGGGTTAAGGTCCAAAGTCAAGGAGACTTAAAGGTCATTTGGGAACACCCAAAAAAGTTGATGAAAAAGGAGGAAAAGGAAGAAGCCTAATTGCAACAGCTAGCACTAGCCATCTACGGCCTGCTTATCTTCCCAAAGGAATTGGGAGTCATTGACCATGCTACCATTGCTTTCGTAGCACAAGTAAGGGAAGAGGTTAACCTAGTCTTTGGTATTCTAGTAGAAACATTCTGGTCTTTTAACATATGCCGGACCAGGAGGCATGCTCGATTGACCTGTTGTGTGCCATTGCTTTATGTGTGGATGATGAGCCATTTTCCATGCATCCAAGGATTCTTTTGCGCTTCTTTTTCAATGATCAAAATACTTTTAGCAAAGTTTGAGGTAGCTCGTTGGAAGGAACACGCTAGCAGGACCGAATGGAAAGACAGGCTGCAGAATCTAGTCAACAAGGGGGTCGTATGGCAGGCGCCGTGGATCGACCAGTCCAAAGTGATATACAGATGCGGAAACCTTCCTTGGGTCCCACTGCTAGGCCTCTGGGGTGGGATATCCTATGCACCATTTATGTTCCGAAGGCAAGTAGGCGCGATACAGTTCGTACCCATGACCCATGGGCTGGCAGACGCTCGGTTCATATATGAGGATAATGATAGCCAAAGGAAGATTCGAGAGTTTGTTGTATCATGGAAGCATGTGCACATAGTCGAAGCCAGCAGTTAGAACTCGGGAGCCCAGGAAAGTTATGAACTATGGAGGCGTAATAGGGTGAACCCTCGTTTCCTGTGTGAGGAAAAAGCTCTGACAGTCAAGAAATGGCTGAAAGAAACCATGTTTCCGTATGAAAGAAAGACCTCCAGAGAATAGTTGCCAAAACAAGGAAAGAAGGATCCGGTAGATCCTTAACCCGAGCCAAGCAAGCGACCAAAGATTCAGAGCTCGTTGTTAAAGAAAGCATCAGCAGTTTTGAGAAAGGAGAAATAGAGACTTCAAAAGGCACTTGATCAAAAGGTCCGACAACTGAGAGAGTCAAAAGCAGAAGTTGAAGAAAAATCTCTGTACATACAGGACCTGGAAGAGCGGTACGACAAGTAGAGATACCACTTTAACAAAGTGCTTGAAAAGCTGGAGCCTTGTGTGACAAAGGCTAATTATTAGGAATTTCGGTACAAAGCACTGAAACAGAAGGTGGACAGTGCGGCACTCACGAAGTCAGAGCCGGCCCCAAAAGATTCAAGCTGCCTCATCGGGAGCGGACCAGGGAATCAGAATTCGACATCTGTGTAGACTAGTTgggaattttctatatttttcactaaaaaattgtatgaaaagtTGAAATGAAATGATGAGGATTTTTTTCTAGAACCTTGGCTAAAGCACATAGGATTGCATGATTGTACCTTTTCACCCATAATTTCATACATACTCATTAACATCCATTACATGCATTTATCCTAAAAGATGCGAGTTTTTCATGAACAGGGGGTGGAAACGAGCCAGACGTGACTAAGATCCAGCAAAATTGAGGCAAATACGTACCCTTACAACACCCGCGGAAAAGCTAAGGCCATGACAGAACAGTTGGAGAGTCGTGTTCTGGGGATCGAGCAGGGGCAAGAAGAGCTGAGCAATCAGATGAAGAGGATATTGGACCTACTATTAAACAAAGGGAAAATAGTCCAAGATCAGGatcatgaagaagaaaatgatcCTATCCACTTGCTTGGCTTTACGCCGATTCATGGGCAGTCTTCCAGATTGCCGCCATTTACCTCAGAGAAACCACTGCATAGCATGCCACCTTTTATCCTGGCAGTGATGGGGATGCCCTTATTGGTAATGGTGGGCGTAGCGACAAGAAAAACTACAACGGAATACCGATGTGATGAGCTAGAAGAGCGGCTAAAGGCCATAGAGGGGACTCTGGCCTCCAATACCACCAGACCCTCAGATTACTGCCTGGTGCCTAATGTAGTCCTTCCTCCAAAAtttaaaatgccagactttgagaAGTTTGACGGGACCACATTCCCTCAGACCCACCTCTGTATGTATTGCCAGTGAATGGCCGCGTACGCTGATAATGAAAAGTTGATGATGCACTGCTTTTGAAGCAGTTTTACTGAGATAATGGTTAGATGGTATGTCCAGCAGAATAGGGCCCAGATCCACACGTGGGGTGACTTAGCCGATGCCTTCGAAGCGCAATATCGCAATATCCTGGAAATGGCTTTAGACAAGGTGTCCCTTTTTGAAATGGAGAAAAAGCCAACAGAGACTTTCAGGGAGTATGCACACCGTTGGAGAGATGCGGCCACTGAAGTGGATTCTCCGGTTGGCGACCGTGAGGCAATATTGATGTTTGTAGGGACATTAAAAGATCCCTACCATTCACACCTAATAGGATCCACCCCCCataacttcatggacattgtggcGGTAGGGACCAGAGTGGAAGCCGACATCAAAGCTGGATAAATAAAAGCTAGAAATACCAATAGTGGCCCAAGCAAGAAGTGGGTCAAAGGTAAGAAGGAAGAAAAGACCCAAATGATACATGGGTCTATTAAGAGCTGAAGGTAGAGAAGCCGAAGCCAACAACCTGGGGGGAATTTCTATATGGAACTAGTAGTGAACCAGACGCTACACATGGGCCTAAGGCCCCAGTTCGCACCCCTCGACCAAGACCAGCACCGACAGGTAATCAAGTTTGAGAAATGGATACACCAAGGAATGCTAGAAGGATCGACCCAATCCCAATGCCCTATGCCAATTTATTTCCTCAACTATATGAGAAAGGAATGGTTACGACCATACCAGCTATTCCCGTCACCAATCCACTACCTCGATGGTTCGATCCCAACGCCCACTGTGCATACCATGCGAACTCTTCAGGTCACTCCATTGACCAGTGCTGGGCTTTCAAAAATAAAGTTCAGTCATTGAAAGATGCGGGGTGGCTGGCCTTTGATGATAAATCAGCAGGTATTCAAGGAAACTTTTTACCAAGTCATGAGGCAGACCAGGTCGGTATGGTCGAGGTAGAACTCGGAGAGGCATAAGAAGCCAACCTAGATTGTGTGGCTTTGGATTGGATATATCAAGAGCTTAGGAAGGTGGACCTAATAAAATCAAAGGCCACCTGTCTCGAAGGCGCACGGTGCGAATGCCAAAGTTCATTGAGAAGGACTGTTTAGGGCTGCAAAACCTTTAGGAGGAACCTGTGCAGAATGTTGGATGATAAGTCCGTAGAAGTCAGCTCCATTCAAAAGGATGGGGAAGTTTCAGCTCTAGGAGATAAAGAACAAGAGCATCCCCCGTGCCCACACCAACCCTTCATACCCTTGGCAAAGAAATTCAGCTATGTCCCCAAGGCCCCATCCCGTTTAGTTATCTCGATACCTCGACCGTTCCCGTATCAGAATGACAAGGTGGTACCCTGGAAGTATGATTGCCAAGCTCGTGGCATGGAAGATACATGCAACATCGCGGGTATAACCCGTAGTGGAAGAGTATACGCACCAGCGCAGTCTGGGAAGCCGGATACAGAACAAATTGGGGAATCAAGCAAGAACATTAAAAAGCCGGTTCAACCTCAGGAGGCTAAAGAATTTTTGAAGCTTATCAAACATAGCGAGTACAACATGGTTGATCAATTGAAAAAGATGCCAGCGTATATATCTGTTTTATCTCTACTTTTAAACTCAGAGGTTCATAGAGAAGCCTTACTGAAACTGCTTAATCAGGCGTATATACCTCAAGACATCAGTGTAGAAAAATTTAGTCATGTGATCGGAGGCCTGTCCGCGACCAACTACATTACCTTCAGTGATGAAGAAATCCCGTTGGAAGGAAGAGGGCATAACCAAGCACTGCACATATCGGTCAAATGTAAGGACCATATGATAGCTTGAGTGTTTGTCAATAACGGGTCATCCCTCAACATTTTGCCAATGACCACTCTTCAGAAATTTCTGGTTGACCCTTCGTATGTCAAGCAAAATAATATGGTAGTAAGGACTTTCGACGGAACCCGTAGGGAGTCCATAGGGGCAATTGGGATTCCCATACTGATTGGGCCAGTCATCTTTGATGTCACATTCCAGGTAATGGACATTACACCTTCCTACATCTACTTGTTGGGAAGGCCATGGATCCATAACACTGGGGCAGTTACATCTTTACTACACCAGAGGTTGAAATTTGTAGTAGAAAACCAGCTGATCTGTGTATATGGAGAAATCGACGTTATGATAACGAAGCCCACTTCCACTCCTTACATGGAAGCTGTAGAAGAGGCATTGGAAGACTCATTCCAAGCCTTCGAGATCGTAAATGTCACAACCATAGCGGAGGGATCTCCAATCCTGCGCCCTCAGATCTCCACCGTAGTATATATGATGGCATCTGAAATGATCACGCAGGGGTATCATTCGAAAAAGGGGCTCGGAAAATATCTACAGGGGATCTGAAAGCCATTAATGCTTAAGGAAGCAAAATACAGATATGGCCTTGGCTTCATACCCATAACGGCAGACCGGAGGAAGAAAGCTGAAGAGAAGAAGATGCAGAGGGTGGAAAGACTCACcgctaaaacaagctccaagggaGGACTGGTTGTCCCGCCTATCAGCCAGACCTTCGCGAAAAGTAGTCAATCCAACCTGGAGGTAGAATTGCGGCAACTGAGCATATTAGTGTTGGATGCAGAAGTCCCCCCAGGCACTGCTACAGAGTGGATCCGTCATCTCCAGCCAGGAGTACAACTTCAAAACTGGAGCTCTTTTGATTTACCAGATATAATCATGTAATGATCTTTATTCAGAAtgagttttgttttgtttctATGTTGTATCCCCCTAGCCCCTGAAAATTCAGGGAAGCTCtttaatgaaaatgaattatgcattccTTGTCATTTATGTGCATCTTGGGAATCAGTTGTcaaaatttgtttgttaattttatgcaggaataaagaaaataacaacaccagaatccctccccaagtaattgacattaactttgaaaatctaatccaTGAAACCGAAGTTGAAGATCAAGAAATGAACTTATCCCTTGAAATGGAAAGAGTGTTAAAATTcgatgaaaaaccaaccttgaCCAGTAGTGATCCCACCGTTGTGATTAGCTTGGGAACTGAGGAAGAACCCAAGCAGGTGAAAATAGGGGCACTACTAAAGGGTGAGGAAAAGAACTAGATGATTGAATTGCTAAGGGAATACTGGGACGTGTTTGCCTGGTCGTACCAAGACATGCTAGGTCTAGACACAAATTGAGTGACCCACAAGATCCCACTTCACCCGGACTCAAAGCCGGTAAGACAAAAACTGAGGAGAATGTGGCCAGAGATGTTACTCAAAATAAAGGAGGAGGTACAAAAACAGTTTGAAGTAGGATGCTTGGAGGTAGCCCAATACCCTGAATGGATGGCCAACGTCGTCCCAATAATCAAGAAGAATGGCAAAGTACGAGTTTGTGTCGACTACTAGGATTTAAATAAAGCAAGCCCTAAAGATAACTTCCCTCTCTTGCATATTGATGTGCTGGTAAACAACACCGCGgggcatgctttattttcattcatggatggtttTTTTGGGTACAACCAGATCAGGATAGCACCTGAAGACAAGGAGAATACGACCTTCATCACACTATAGGGGACTTTCTGCTATAGGGTCATGCCATTCGGACTAAAGAACACCGGAGCCACTTACCAGAGGGCTATGGTAACCCTCTTTCATGACTTAATGCATAAGGAGGTTGAGGTTTATGTCGATAACATGATCGTTAAGTCGAAAAATGAGAAATACCATGTGTTAAACTTAGAAAACTTGTTCAGGAGGCTCTGAAAGTGCCAATTGAAGTTGAACCCCAAGAAATGTACTTTCGGTGCCATGTCCGAGAAACTGTTGGGGTTCATAGTAAGTGAGAAGGGGACTGAGGTAGACCCTGACAAAGTCAAGGATATTTAGGAAATGCCCAGCCCAAAGTCTGAAAAGGAGGTGCGAAGCTTCTTGGGTAGGCTCAACTACATTGCTCGGTTCATATCTCAATTAACCACCACCTGTGAACCCATCTTCAAACTGTTGAGAAAGAATAGCCCAGTGAAGTGGAATGAAGAGTGCCAAGtggcctttgaaaaaataaaggagTACCTCTTGAATCCCCCAGTACTGGTACCACCAGTGCCCGGAAGGCCATTGATCTTGTACCTGGCAATTTCAGAAAACTCCATGGGTTGCTTGTTGGGCCAACATGATGAGACGGGGAGAAAAGAAAAAGCCATTTATTACCTTAGCAAAAAATTCACGGATTATAAGTCCAGGTACTCCGATCTGGAAAAAACATGTTGTGCTTTAGTATGGGCGGTCAGTAGGTTGAGGCAATACACATTGTATTACTCCACCTGGCTGATCTCCAAAATGGACCCAATTAAGTACATAATTGAAAAGCCCGTGGTAACCGGACGAGTAGCCTGATGGAAGATGTTGTTGATGGAATATGATATTTCTTATGTCACCAGGAAAGTTATAAAGGGTAGTGTCATTGCAAAATACTTGGATGAAAGGGTCGTGGAGGATTACCAACCTATGGAGTTCGAATTCCCAGACCAAGATATTGACTCCATAACCCAAGGGGGAGAAGACCCTGAAGAATGGATGATGTTGTTCGATGGGGCAATCAATGTTTGGGGACATGGAATAGGTGCGGTGCTCATATCCCTGGATGGGAAACATTATCCAGTGGTAGCTAAGCTCACTTTCCCTTGCACTAGCAACATAGCCGAATATGAGGCGTGTATACTGGGTTTGTAGACCACTATGGATCGGGGCGTTAAGTGACTAACAATAAGGGGAGATTCGGCCTTGGTCATCCACCAGCTAACCAGAGAATGGGAAACTCGGGATGCCAAGCTAGCATCGTATCGTGAATACATTCAAAAGATGATAGAAGGATTTGACAGTATTAGTTTCTCTTACATGCTAAGAGAGAACAACGTGATGCTTGATGCATTGGCTACGCTGGAAGCTTTGTTCAAGGTAGAAGAAAGAGTGAAGATCGAAACTATCCAGATCAGAGTATAGTCCAAACTTGCCCACTGTACGGTGGTAGAGGAGGCTGACGAAAAACCTTGGTTTTACGATATCAAAACGTATATCTAGAAAAGGGAGTATCCCGAATGGGCAACCAATAATGATCGGAAGACTATTAGAAGATTGGCCATAGGTTTCTTCTTGGACGGTGAagttttgtacaaaagaaatcatgATATGA
The Malania oleifera isolate guangnan ecotype guangnan chromosome 13, ASM2987363v1, whole genome shotgun sequence DNA segment above includes these coding regions:
- the LOC131145880 gene encoding uncharacterized protein LOC131145880: MTEQLESRVLGIEQGQEELSNQMKRILDLLLNKGKIVQDQDHEEENDPIHLLGFTPIHGQSSRLPPFTSEKPLHSMPPFILAVMGMPLLVMVGVATRKTTTEYRCDELEERLKAIEGTLASNTTRPSDYCLVPNVVLPPKFKMPDFENFTEIMVRWYVQQNRAQIHTWGDLADAFEAQYRNILEMALDKVSLFEMEKKPTETFREYAHRWRDAATEVDSPVGDREAILMFVGTLKDPYHSHLIGSTPHNFMDIVAVGTRVEADIKAG
- the LOC131145881 gene encoding uncharacterized protein LOC131145881, giving the protein MPSPKSEKEVRSFLGRLNYIARFISQLTTTCEPIFKLLRKNSPVKWNEECQVAFEKIKEYLLNPPVLVPPVPGRPLILYLAISENSMGCLLGQHDETGRKEKAIYYLSKKFTDYKSRKVIKGSVIAKYLDERVVEDYQPMEFEFPDQDIDSITQGGEDPEEWMMLFDGAINVWGHGIGAVLISLDGKHYPVYGIPERIITDNAKNLNNAVMTKLCNQFKVKHHISAPYRPQMNEAVEAANKNIKNILEKMTETYRNWHDKLPFALMAYRTTARTFTGATPFSLVYMMEAVVLVEVEIPSLRVLNEVELTKEEWV